In the genome of Gordonia rubripertincta, one region contains:
- the ppk2 gene encoding polyphosphate kinase 2, with protein sequence MTDLHDVDPHVGPDFSVLNGREALQQLVDLHDVTQFTVNDDDDDDPVLLTLPHRNVVDTWRQDYPYEERMSRREYEVTKRRLQIELLKLQKWSKQTGQRHLLVFEGRDAAGKGGTIKRFNEHLNPRGARVVALEKPSERESTEWYFQRYVQHLPAGGEMVFFDRSWYNRAGVERVMGFCNPQQYTQFMSQVPAFEKMLVDDGINLVKFWFSVTPLEQRTRFAIRQIDPVRQWKLSPMDLASLDKWDAYTEAKEAMFAATDTDHAPWTVVKSNDKKRARINAMRHVLSLFEYDGKNHDFVGRPDPLIVGRAADVVGE encoded by the coding sequence GTGACCGATCTTCACGATGTAGACCCCCACGTCGGCCCGGACTTCAGTGTCCTGAACGGCCGAGAGGCACTCCAGCAGCTCGTCGACCTGCACGACGTCACTCAGTTCACCGTGAACGACGACGATGACGACGACCCGGTCCTGCTGACGCTGCCGCATCGCAACGTGGTCGACACCTGGCGTCAGGACTATCCGTACGAAGAGCGGATGAGCCGGCGCGAGTACGAGGTCACCAAACGTCGCCTGCAGATCGAGTTGCTCAAGCTCCAGAAGTGGTCCAAGCAGACCGGGCAACGGCACCTGCTGGTCTTCGAGGGCCGCGACGCCGCCGGCAAGGGTGGCACGATCAAACGCTTCAACGAACACCTCAACCCGCGCGGCGCACGCGTCGTCGCCCTGGAGAAGCCGAGCGAGCGCGAGTCGACCGAGTGGTACTTCCAGCGCTACGTCCAGCACCTGCCGGCCGGCGGCGAGATGGTCTTCTTCGACCGCTCCTGGTACAACCGGGCCGGCGTCGAACGCGTCATGGGTTTCTGTAATCCGCAGCAGTACACGCAGTTCATGTCGCAGGTCCCGGCATTCGAGAAGATGCTCGTCGACGACGGCATCAACCTGGTCAAGTTCTGGTTCTCGGTGACCCCGCTCGAGCAGCGCACGCGGTTCGCGATCCGGCAGATCGATCCGGTCCGGCAGTGGAAGCTCTCGCCGATGGACCTCGCCTCGCTCGACAAGTGGGACGCCTACACCGAGGCCAAGGAAGCGATGTTCGCCGCCACCGACACCGACCACGCACCGTGGACGGTGGTGAAGTCCAACGACAAGAAGCGCGCCCGCATCAACGCGATGCGGCACGTGCTCAGCCTCTTCGAGTACGACGGCAAGAACCACGACTTCGTCGGCCGGCCGGACCCGCTGATCGTCGGACGCGCCGCGGACGTCGTCGGGGAGTAG